The uncultured Cohaesibacter sp. genome window below encodes:
- a CDS encoding transglutaminase-like cysteine peptidase, with the protein MITIGLIASLAPEGAVAATTGSMRVTERTSPPAGHVYYCANNPVACRRYGQGSVALTQESWKQLLDVNTSVNRSIKAKADGQIDEWSAYVREGDCEDYALTKQQELLRRGWPSDALLLTTAFLDDGTYHAVLVARTDRGEFVLDNLNQSVLPWQEVNYRWNKRQAVGNPQMWQRVAGAPQPTTQRPVAGFRLRGNQ; encoded by the coding sequence ATGATAACGATCGGCCTGATCGCCAGCCTTGCGCCAGAGGGCGCCGTGGCGGCGACGACCGGCAGCATGCGCGTGACGGAACGGACCAGTCCTCCCGCCGGTCATGTCTATTATTGTGCAAACAACCCGGTTGCCTGCAGACGCTACGGACAGGGATCTGTAGCCCTGACGCAGGAAAGCTGGAAGCAGTTGCTTGACGTCAACACCTCGGTCAACAGAAGCATCAAGGCAAAGGCTGATGGCCAGATCGACGAGTGGTCAGCCTATGTCCGCGAAGGGGACTGCGAGGACTATGCCCTGACCAAACAGCAGGAGTTGCTCAGGCGCGGTTGGCCCTCCGATGCGCTGCTGCTCACAACGGCGTTTCTGGACGACGGCACCTATCACGCGGTGCTCGTTGCGCGCACAGACCGAGGCGAATTCGTACTGGACAATCTCAATCAGAGCGTTCTGCCCTGGCAGGAGGTGAACTACCGCTGGAACAAGCGTCAGGCGGTCGGCAACCCGCAAATGTGGCAGCGCGTCGCCGGAGCTCCGCAGCCAACAACCCAGCGCCCTGTGGCCGGGTTCCGATTGCGCGGCAACCAGTAG